TTTAAGGCATTTGTAAAGGGACATTGGGAGTTTTTTTTCATAAGTTCCTCATAAAGTTTCGAAGAAGAATGTCAATTCTAAAAATTAAGTTTATTAATGTCAATTATTTTAAAGTTACAAAATTTTAAAATAAAATGAAAATAGTCTATTTAAATTTTAATTAGTAATAATTATTATTCTTCATTATCAAAGTGACTTAATGAAGACAAAGTACCAAAAAAGAAGAATCTATAAAACCTTCAATAAGTCCCTAATTTTCAAAATAGTCTTGTTATTTAAACTTAGAAAGAATGTTCATATTTCTTGAGAAACTTTTTAAAGTAATAGATTAATAAAAAAAAATATAGTATTAACGTTCTTTTCTATAAACTTTTGAGAACAACTAGTATGCTAGATTTACTTTACTTTCTTCTTCTTGGTGCATTCGCTGGGACAATTGCTGGTTTATTAGGTTTAGGTGGAGGTATTATTCTTGTTCCTTCATTAATTTGGATTTTTCAATATAAACTTCAAATACAGCAAGACAAAATAATGCATATGACAATTGCTACTTCTATGACAACCATTGTTTTTACCGCATTATTTTCTATTTATGCGCATCAAAAACGGAAAGCTATCCATTGGCCTGCATTTAAGAAACTCCTACCAGGTATGGTAATTGGTACCTTAATAGGTGTATTTATTGCTAATTCATTGTCAAGTTCTATTTTAAAAATAACTTTTGCTTTTTTTCTTTTAATTGTTGCAGTTCAAATTGAATTTCTCGGAAATCCTAAAGGTGAAAAAAAATTTCCAGGGTATTTATTGAGTAACTTATTTGGGTATTTAATTGGAAATTTTAGTGCTTTAGTTGGAATAGGTGGAGGTTCTTTAATAGTTCCTCTCCTTCTTTGGTTTCGGATTCCTATTCGAAATGCAATTGCAACCTCAGCTGCTTGCGGATTACCTATTGCGCTCAGTGGGGCTATAGGATTTGTTATTTTAGGGTTTAAAAGTTCTACATATCAAGCCACAGGATATATATATTGGCCTGCGGTATTTGCTATTGTTCCAGCAAGTTTAATATTTGTTCCCTTAGGAGTTAAATTAGCGCATAGATTACCAATTGAAATATTAAAGAAAATTTTTGCAATTTTTTTAGTAATAATTAGTATTAAAATGTTACTAAGCGAATTTTTATAATATCTTATTAAAATTCTTTCTTTTATTATAAATTTTGCTTTTATTTTAATTTAGGAATTTTTTTATGCTTAATAGAAGACAATTAATAAAAAACACGACATCAAGTTTAACTTTTGCATTGTTATCTAATGTTTCATTGGAAATAAAATTGAAAAAGATGAATTTAATAATTCTCTAAAGTTTTATGAAAAAATATGGCCAAATGTATTTAAGTTTTACGAGAAAAAAAGTGCATATATCAATTGGGCAAATGAGCCATTTATCCAAGAATCATATTCAACTCCACTGATTGGGCAAATGACTACCTTATATGGATGCTGGGATAAAAGTGAATTAAATGATAGATTACATTTTATAGGTGAACATGCTAGTAAAGAATATTACGGTTTTATGGAAGGAGCTTGTCAAACAGCAATTGATTTAGCTACTAAATTTACTATGCATAGTATTTAATTCTCTCGGTTGATAGATATAGACTGAAAAGAATTTGAATATATTAGTATATCAGTGTACTATTTTGAATTTTTGCTTAATTTTTATTATAAGACTCAAAAAAAATACTCTGTAATTTTTTCTTAATTTTTATTTAATAAACATTCTATAATTTGCAGTAAAAAAAATTATTAATTTAAGTAATTTATTCTGTAATTAAACTGTAATTTTCTATATTACTTTTTAATATTTTATACTTATCTAATTTTTAAAACTTAACTTTAAATTTGTTATTTTTGTGTTAAATTTACAAAAGTAACAAATATAGTTACTTTATAATCACTCTTTTAAAAGGAATATTTTATGAAAAATATTATTTCAAAATCTTTTATCACAATTATCTTAGGATCTACTTTACTTATAGCTTCTTGTGGTAAAAAATCTAATTCAACAGCTGAAACAAGCAATACAGCAGATATTACAACTCAAGAAGAAAATATTAATATCATACAAGAGACAAAAAATTTAATTACTGCAGATAAATTTTATAAATCTGAAGATTTATCTTTAGAAGCAGCATTTGATGGAAGAAAAAGTTCAGTTTACTTTTTAGTAAATGACATAAAAGCTGCTTGGGGAATTGGTCAATATGTTCCTGGAACTCAATTTACAGTTTATGCCAATCATAATGATCAACTTGTTCCAGTTATTTTAACAGGGTTTACAGATCGTGGTTGTGGAAGAAAATATATGAATGATGCAGCAATTTGCTATAGTAATTTCGCTTCCGCTTTAACTGTAAAATTTGATCCTTCTAAAAATACTAACTTAGCAGCAGGAAAATATACAGCAAAATTCAACATTCTTGCTAAAGGATGGCACAATTCTAAATATTCAAAAATAATTTCTCTTGAACTTGATTTGGATATAGTGAAATAAGTTTTAATTAAATTAAAATTCAAGCCTTAGGATATTTTTATACTTATCCTAAGGCTTTTCTTATTCAAAAAATATTTCTTTATTTGATGTAAAGAAATTACTACTCTGTCTAAGAATTAGTGAGCCTGTTAATATTCTAAATTTCAGTATGAATTCTGCGATTAAAATTAAATTTTTATTCATGATAACTATAAAAATATTTTTTTACACCGTTATATGCATTTTTTAGTCTTTCTTTTTGAGACAAATTCTTCCCTTTTGAGTAATAGTTTGCAAATATTTTTTCAGGATTATTAAATTTAAATTTACTTAAAAAACTACTATTATCATACCATAAACTATTTGCTGTATATGCAAAATAACGATTAACTGACATTACTATGTTATCAAATCTTAAGTAGTTTTCTCCAATATCAGTGATGTAGTAATTAAAAAAAGTGTTTTTATTTAAAATCCAAATAAATTCTTTTTTTAAAACTTTATTTGAGGAGCAATAATCACCACTTACCCAATCAGAAGAGGAACCTCCGTTTTTAATAAGAGATGAATAGTAACATACCTGTGGTTCTAATTCACTATTTCCATAATTTGAAAATATTATATTACTATGTGCATTATAGTAGTTTTTTATTTCTGAAGGATATCCAATATACATACTTTTTCCTGCAGAAAGATATATTGAGTATTTTCCATTTACAGAAAGATCCAAAGAAAATTGGAGAAATGGCTTCCCTTTTTTCATTTCATTATAATTTACAACTTTCAATGTTTTATTTTGATCTATGCTCTCATCAAGATATAAGTAATAGTTGTTATAAGAATTAATGTACTTATTGTTATATGATGTAATAATATAGTTATTATCGCCATGCGATCTTAAATTCCACTTTTGTTCATTTAAATTCAAGTCGCAAATTTTTAATTTAATATAATTATAATCATTGTTATTTGATGGAGATGTTAAGCAATAATATTGTTCACTTTTTCCGTCATGTATTAAAGTAATTAATTGACCGAGATCAGTATAAATCCATTCGGCTGATTCTTCGCAATAATCTAAGTAAATATAATTCCCGTTTTTTGGAGTAATACAGTATCTTTTCTTATTAAATACTTCAATTTTTATTTTAAATGAATTTTTTTCAAATATTTCTTCTGGAGATTGAATTTCTTCATAAATATTTTTGCCTGTATAAGGGCAGATATAATTTTTTTCATTTTCATTTCTTTTTTTTCGCATACTTGAGCTAGTATTTGGAACATAACATGCAAATCCACTAGATACCTGATTGTACTGTATTTGAATACCATTAAAAGTACCAAGAGGAAAATTATTTTCATGTAAAGAGGCAACAATTTGTGGATTACTTCTGCTTATTCTAGTTATATTATTTTCTATTGTTTCGCGTTGAACAAACTGCCTTGTGTTGGAATCAAACTCAAAGCGAGTTGCCGAAACAATTGTTTCTGGACGGATTTCATATAAAGCTGAAAATTCATTTTCCCTAGTAAAAGTATCTCTTGAATTTTCTAATGCTGTGCGTAATTCTGCTGATGTTGTAGAATTTGTTATTGTTCTTAAGTAAGTTGCTTCTAAATCTATAAAATTATTTTGTGGAATAATTTCATAAACAAAAAATTCACGAACATACCACCAGCCCATAGCATAGGATGTTGCAAATTGTCTTGCATAATCTCGATTAGAAGTCGTGCTTATAAATGCAGTGGAATCTCCTGAGTCTCCTGAAATGTGCAAGCCTAGATCGGTACTCAATGCTCTATCTCTAATAAAACCATTTTTAAATTTATCCTCAGGCTTTGAAGGAGAAGCTCTATAAACAAATTTTGGGATTTTACTATCAGTTTCATTAGCATAAACGTTTTGACAGGAGTCACAGTTTTTCTCCGTTAAACCTACCAATAAAAAAATTGCAATAGTTTTTACAAGTATTTTTGAAAACATTAACATAGCCCACCATTATTTAATTTATAAAAAATAATTATTTCTAGAGGAGCGAGACAATAAAATTACATTAAGTTTTACTTACCAAAAAATTGTTAAAATATCAAATAATTCAAAAAATTATAAAACCAATATGATAATATCTAAAGCTTGCAATTTAAAAAATTTTAAATTATGATTGTTGCCTGTTTAGTTTTAAAAGTGTGTCATGAAAAAATAACCATTCCCAGATAGTATTAAGAAGTTAGCGTTTAAAAGGCAGAAAATAGTTCTTCTGAAATAAACTATTTCTTGCGTAATCTAAATAGCTATACCTTACGTATTTTAATTAATATTTTTTATATTCAATACATTTTAAATTGTCAATATACGAATGGTGGAAAACATGCACTCTTTGCGGAAAAATTTGTCTCAATTTACTTTGAACTTTCTTTAACCTTATAAATTTATAGTTTTTATTTACATACTTATTCCGTTTGCAGCCTGATTTATGGGGCTTTTAAATAGTTTTTTCTTAAAGATATTATAAATACACTTAGCCAATCAAAACAAAATGAAATCGAAAGTATAGTCTTTCCCTTAATTTTTATAGTAGCAAACTTTATTCTGTTAGATAATGTAACATGGCGTTCTGATAGTTTTCTAAATTACAAACATCAATGTATCATCAAAAATAAAATTATTTATGATACATTCCAATATGTAATTTCTTTACAACAATTATATAAAAAATTATGGGATGCTCAAGTTGGAGGATTTATTCTTGATTAAAAAATTGCTCCTTTAATCCATAGAATTTAATAATTCAAATAATATTTATAAAGATAAAGAAAAATAATGGAATTTCCAAAAATCGGAAAATAATTTTTTTTATCAAATTTTGTTGCTGAATTGGTTTGACTGCTTTCTGTTGTTTGATCTTTTTCAGTAGTTTTTTGAGGAATATCAATTTCTTCAGGTACGGTAATGTCTCTGATATCAATAAATATATTTTCGTTATTATTTTTGAAATCTTCATACACAGGTTCAATATTATTAAATATTGAACCTGTGTAATAATTATTAATAATTTCACTCATAGCATATCCAATAGGATAAGCTATTCCTTCATCGTAACCTAATATGTGAGTAATTTCATGGGTGATATTTTGATGAAAGCGATAATTAATTTTACTTGGATCGGGATTAAATAAAAAGGATGAAAATGATATTGAAGGGCCATGGCAATTATTACTTAAACAATATGTTTTAAATCCTGTTGGGAATTCTGAATACTTAGGATTGTCATTAACATACTTAAAAAATTCAATTTTTTTAGGAAAATCTTTTGTCAAATAATTTCTTAAATTTTTAATTTTATTAATAATTTCTGAAGCAAGTAATTCATGATCACGACTATTTTTTAAATGCACATCAAGTTCTTTAAGAATTAATGAAAGGTTACTACTAGCTTTTTTTAAATTTTCAGGTGTATTTTCCCTATTTTCAAAGTATAAAGAATTATATTTATTTTGTAGCTTTTCTTTATTCAAATAAGAAATTAATATTTTCTTAAAATTTTCTATATCATAATTTAAAATATAAGATACTTCATTAAGAGTTTTAGTAAATATTTCTTTATCTATTTTGGTAAAACTACTTTGATTTATTAATTGTACAAAACTATAAATTTCATTGAAATTAGGAGATATCTGTTTATTACCCGAAATGAAAACAAATGAAATATCAAAATTATTACCAGAAATTATTTTAGTATTCTCAAAATCAAAATGATGTTTATTAAAGTTTTTATTCTTAATATGTTTAATAATTTCTTTCTTTGAAGCAATAGTGCAAAAATGAGAGGTATGAAATGATTGTAAAATTTCAATATTAATAAAAAATTTATCAATTTTTATATTGTTTTCATAAAAATTTAGATATATTGGAAAATTTTTAAAATTTCTTGGAGTTCTATTGTTTATTTTGAAGCAATAACTATAGGGATGTTTTTTTGAAATTACAGATTGAATATGGATATCACTCATATTGAAGCTTTCATTAGAAGAAATGAAATCTTGTGTGATATTATTATCATCCGTGAAACTAAGTAATGGTATTCCAAGATGATTTGTTATTTCTAGTTTCTTAATTATTTCTTTTCCATATGCATTATTTAGAAAAAAAATTAAGAAAAAAGTGATGATTTGAAAATATAGGTATCGCAAAGTATATTCCTTTTTGAATTTTTGTAAATTAATTATTGGCTTTAAGTGCTATTATTTTAGCACATGTTTTCTATAGATATTTAAATTAATTTATGTCAATAATTTATTTTTTTATACAAAAATAAATATATATATGATATTATAGGCTTTATTTATGATTGTTTTATAATATCAGGATAAATATTTTGTTTTTAGAAGAATTTTTATTTATAATTAATATTGGAATATAGCTTTATTATTTTGTTTCCAAGCTACTGATTTACTATCCCTAAAACTATTTATGGTCTTACTAAGCAAAGTTGCTTGAAAAGTATTTATGACATTTGAAGACATTACTTATTGAATATATAACTAATTTAAATTATTGAATTTTATGCAATCATTGATCTTTAGGATAGGAGATATTATTCTATTCCTGAAATTAGTCGTTTATTAAAAATATCAGATAGATGTTTTGATAGAATTAAAATGGAAGTATAGAATAATAGATATTTTTTTATTAATCTTTTTTGTTCTGAGGATTTTATCAATGTTAGAACTCTATGGTATTGGTTCTTCTCGTTGGGTCAAATGTTATTGGATGCTTAAAGAAATTGGTGTGGATTTTAAGGAATATCTCATAGATCCTCGAGAAGCACATAAAGATCCTGATATTTTAGAAATGAATCCATTTGGAAAAATTCCTATTTTAAAAGATGGTTCGTTTTTTTTGTATGAGTCAACAGCTATTTTAAATTATTTAGGTGAAAAATTTCCAGAATCAAAACTTATACCTTTGTCTGGAACTAATGACCGAGCTTATTATGATCAATGGATGTCTTTTTGTCTCAGCGAATTGGAAACTCCACTTTGGCGAATCTTAAAGCACTCAATAATTTTACCTGAGAATAAACGTATCCATGCTGATACAGAATATGCAAAAGAAGAATTTAATTCCATTGTAAAAATTTTAGAAAAAGAAATCGGAGATAAACAATATCTTGTTGGGAACCACTTTACAGCGGTTGATATTTCTATGGCTTATACTTTGGGTTGGGCTCAATTTTTAGGACTGTTAGAAGATTATGGAAATTGCTCTCGTTACAGAAATTCTTTGATTGCTCGGCCTACATTTCCTGTGCATTTATTTAAGCGATGAGAAATTTCTTATAAAACTTGCCTTGAATATAGTCAAAGATATTTTCTTAATTTTGAAGTTTATAAAATATCTTGCGGATTTAATTTTTTATAGATATTCTTTTTCGATATTATACATTTATTGATAATGCTTATTTATTAATAATAATTTAGCATTATCAATAAGGAAAATAAATTACTTATTTTTATAAAAAGCGAGTAGACGATGTTTATTTCTGACATAGATTTACAAAATAAGAGCTTATCTCGAATAGATACTTTGAGTACTTCAAATTTTATCCAATTAAATCAGGATAGTATTATAGATAGTGCTGTTTGTACAACTTTATGTGTATTATTAGATATTTATTTAAGAAAAAAGATACCATATAATAATTGTGTTCACGTTTTTTTTAATAACATAAAGATAAATTTAACTTTTATTAAAAGTGCTCTTAAAAATCAAAAAAATGTTATTATGGATATTCATAAAAAACAACAAGCATCTACTTTTTCAATTGGTATCTCAGATATCATAAAAAATGAGGATTATTTTTGCAAAAAAACTTCTGATCTAATATCTTTATTTATAAAGAATATATACAATGATATCACAAAAAAAAAGATAGAATTACTAAACACTTATTACATCATATATCCCCATAATAAATCATTAGAAAATGTTTTTAATTATCTAAAAAACTGGAATAAAAAACCTAGATTTTTGTT
This is a stretch of genomic DNA from Pigmentibacter ruber. It encodes these proteins:
- a CDS encoding sulfite exporter TauE/SafE family protein — protein: MLDLLYFLLLGAFAGTIAGLLGLGGGIILVPSLIWIFQYKLQIQQDKIMHMTIATSMTTIVFTALFSIYAHQKRKAIHWPAFKKLLPGMVIGTLIGVFIANSLSSSILKITFAFFLLIVAVQIEFLGNPKGEKKFPGYLLSNLFGYLIGNFSALVGIGGGSLIVPLLLWFRIPIRNAIATSAACGLPIALSGAIGFVILGFKSSTYQATGYIYWPAVFAIVPASLIFVPLGVKLAHRLPIEILKKIFAIFLVIISIKMLLSEFL
- a CDS encoding FAD-dependent oxidoreductase, whose protein sequence is MWPNVFKFYEKKSAYINWANEPFIQESYSTPLIGQMTTLYGCWDKSELNDRLHFIGEHASKEYYGFMEGACQTAIDLATKFTMHSI
- a CDS encoding glutathione S-transferase family protein, with translation MLELYGIGSSRWVKCYWMLKEIGVDFKEYLIDPREAHKDPDILEMNPFGKIPILKDGSFFLYESTAILNYLGEKFPESKLIPLSGTNDRAYYDQWMSFCLSELETPLWRILKHSIILPENKRIHADTEYAKEEFNSIVKILEKEIGDKQYLVGNHFTAVDISMAYTLGWAQFLGLLEDYGNCSRYRNSLIARPTFPVHLFKR